In one Antennarius striatus isolate MH-2024 chromosome 15, ASM4005453v1, whole genome shotgun sequence genomic region, the following are encoded:
- the dync2i2 gene encoding cytoplasmic dynein 2 intermediate chain 2 isoform X1: MFGDAAGAPVSLRSLQAERGRSLRESRGSQTTDGRPTDAQVQTGSTSSSQTQTDPPDQTQGLQQNPDHLDPPGLKDFLQRVEEDVIRQLLRNTRSHAFHGFQANWEDHRNLVSCVHRLHHAGAVERGLHVTAVSWSCTGSVIVSAYGRMDDGDWSTHSSHVCLWNLESRRLDPQQADLVINVTAAITAVCCHPHLPALIAGGLHSGEVVVWDTRRTQDPLLAQTGMSADSHREPVYQVAWVPLQRGDLGVLSACSGGRVLLWAVDPHRGRLVLDSSFTLKGQQVPHSSSSLKAQGSSLVGVTALALSPWDPDVFLVGSEGGLLLRCSFSSKTPAEAPSEGQSLTPRAPAVFSFRQSSGPVHSVHCSPFHRNLFVSAGTDGQVHLCTLLQADPLLSLRVSDSYVFQVQWSPTRPLVFAAATGQGGVQMFDLSHRSLRPAASVQQGAAGGAAACLAFNDHNPHLLAVGSTDGTVSVWQLSSELTEQSPRERSQLEQIANQVAG, translated from the exons ATGTTCGGGGACGCGGCCGGAGCCCCGGTGAGCCTCCGGTCCTTGCAGGCGGAACGCGGACGGTCGCTGCGGGAGTCG AGAGGTTCTCAGACCACAGATGGACGCCCCACCGACGCCCAGGTCCAGACCGGAtccaccagcagcagccagaCCCAGACAGATCCCCCAGACCAGACGCAGGGCCTCCAGCAGAATCCAGACCACCTGGACCCCCCCGGCCTGAAGGACTTCCTGCAGCGGGTGGAAGAGGACGTCATCAGGCAGCTGCTCAGGAACACCAGGAGCCACGCCTTCCACGGGTTCCAGGCCAACTGGGAAGATCACCGCAACCTG GTGTCGTGTGTTCACCGTCTGCACCACGCCGGCGCTGTGGAGAGGGGTCTTCACGTGACGGCCGTGTCCTGGAGCTGTACGGGTTCAGTGATTGTGAGCGCTTACGGCCG GATGGACGACGGGGACTGGAGCACCCACAGTTCTCACGTTTGTCTGTGGAACCTGGAGAGTCGAAGGCTGGACCCCCAACAAGCCGACCTGGTCATCAACGTTACCGCGGCGATCACCGCTGTGTGCTGCCACCCCCACCTGCCCGCCCTCATCGCAG gggGTCTTCACAGTGGGGAGGTGGTGGTCTGGGACACCAGGCGGACTCAGGACCCCCTGTTGGCTCAAACTGGGATGTCAGCCGACAGCCACAGAGAACCTGTTTACCAG gttgCCTGGGTGCCCTTGCAGAGGGGGGACCTGGGGGTGCTCAGTGCCTGTTCAGGGGGGAGGGTCCTGCTGTGGGCGGTGGACCCCCACCGCGGCAGGCTGGTCCTGGACTCTAGCTTCACCCTGAAGGGGCAGCAGGTcccccacagcagcagcagcttgaaG GCCCAGGGCAGCAGTCTGGTGGGGGTCACAGCCCTGGCTCTGTCTCCCTGGGACCCAGACGTGTTCCTGGTGGGCTCTGAGGGGGGGCTGCTGCTCAggtgctccttctcctccaagacCCCGGCTGAAGCGCCGTCTGAAGGCCAGAGCTTGACACCGAGGGCCCCGGCAGTCTTCTCCTTCAGGCAGTCGAGCGGCCCCGTCCACTCCGTCCACTGCTCCCCGTTCCACAG AAACCTGTTTGTGAGTGCGGGGACCGACGGTCAGGTGCACCTCTGCACGCTGCTGCAGGCCGACCCGCTGCTGTCGCTCCGGGTCTCCGACTCCTACGTGTTCCAGGTGCAGTGGTCCCCCACCAGACCGCTGGTGTTTGCTGCAGCCACTGGACAAG GGGGGGTCCAGATGTTTGACCTGAGCCACCGGAGCCTGAGGCCGGCGGCCtccgtccagcagggggcagcggGTGGAGCTGCAGCCTGTTTGGCCTTCAACGACCACAACCCCCACCTGCTGGCGGTGGGGTCGACCGACGGGACCGTCAGCGTGTGGCAGCTGAGCAGCGAGCTAACGGAGCAGAGCCCCAGAGAACGCAGCCAGCTGGAGCAGATAGCCAATCAGGTGGCAGGATGA
- the dync2i2 gene encoding cytoplasmic dynein 2 intermediate chain 2 isoform X2, with amino-acid sequence MFGDAAGAPRGSQTTDGRPTDAQVQTGSTSSSQTQTDPPDQTQGLQQNPDHLDPPGLKDFLQRVEEDVIRQLLRNTRSHAFHGFQANWEDHRNLVSCVHRLHHAGAVERGLHVTAVSWSCTGSVIVSAYGRMDDGDWSTHSSHVCLWNLESRRLDPQQADLVINVTAAITAVCCHPHLPALIAGGLHSGEVVVWDTRRTQDPLLAQTGMSADSHREPVYQVAWVPLQRGDLGVLSACSGGRVLLWAVDPHRGRLVLDSSFTLKGQQVPHSSSSLKAQGSSLVGVTALALSPWDPDVFLVGSEGGLLLRCSFSSKTPAEAPSEGQSLTPRAPAVFSFRQSSGPVHSVHCSPFHRNLFVSAGTDGQVHLCTLLQADPLLSLRVSDSYVFQVQWSPTRPLVFAAATGQGGVQMFDLSHRSLRPAASVQQGAAGGAAACLAFNDHNPHLLAVGSTDGTVSVWQLSSELTEQSPRERSQLEQIANQVAG; translated from the exons ATGTTCGGGGACGCGGCCGGAGCCCCG AGAGGTTCTCAGACCACAGATGGACGCCCCACCGACGCCCAGGTCCAGACCGGAtccaccagcagcagccagaCCCAGACAGATCCCCCAGACCAGACGCAGGGCCTCCAGCAGAATCCAGACCACCTGGACCCCCCCGGCCTGAAGGACTTCCTGCAGCGGGTGGAAGAGGACGTCATCAGGCAGCTGCTCAGGAACACCAGGAGCCACGCCTTCCACGGGTTCCAGGCCAACTGGGAAGATCACCGCAACCTG GTGTCGTGTGTTCACCGTCTGCACCACGCCGGCGCTGTGGAGAGGGGTCTTCACGTGACGGCCGTGTCCTGGAGCTGTACGGGTTCAGTGATTGTGAGCGCTTACGGCCG GATGGACGACGGGGACTGGAGCACCCACAGTTCTCACGTTTGTCTGTGGAACCTGGAGAGTCGAAGGCTGGACCCCCAACAAGCCGACCTGGTCATCAACGTTACCGCGGCGATCACCGCTGTGTGCTGCCACCCCCACCTGCCCGCCCTCATCGCAG gggGTCTTCACAGTGGGGAGGTGGTGGTCTGGGACACCAGGCGGACTCAGGACCCCCTGTTGGCTCAAACTGGGATGTCAGCCGACAGCCACAGAGAACCTGTTTACCAG gttgCCTGGGTGCCCTTGCAGAGGGGGGACCTGGGGGTGCTCAGTGCCTGTTCAGGGGGGAGGGTCCTGCTGTGGGCGGTGGACCCCCACCGCGGCAGGCTGGTCCTGGACTCTAGCTTCACCCTGAAGGGGCAGCAGGTcccccacagcagcagcagcttgaaG GCCCAGGGCAGCAGTCTGGTGGGGGTCACAGCCCTGGCTCTGTCTCCCTGGGACCCAGACGTGTTCCTGGTGGGCTCTGAGGGGGGGCTGCTGCTCAggtgctccttctcctccaagacCCCGGCTGAAGCGCCGTCTGAAGGCCAGAGCTTGACACCGAGGGCCCCGGCAGTCTTCTCCTTCAGGCAGTCGAGCGGCCCCGTCCACTCCGTCCACTGCTCCCCGTTCCACAG AAACCTGTTTGTGAGTGCGGGGACCGACGGTCAGGTGCACCTCTGCACGCTGCTGCAGGCCGACCCGCTGCTGTCGCTCCGGGTCTCCGACTCCTACGTGTTCCAGGTGCAGTGGTCCCCCACCAGACCGCTGGTGTTTGCTGCAGCCACTGGACAAG GGGGGGTCCAGATGTTTGACCTGAGCCACCGGAGCCTGAGGCCGGCGGCCtccgtccagcagggggcagcggGTGGAGCTGCAGCCTGTTTGGCCTTCAACGACCACAACCCCCACCTGCTGGCGGTGGGGTCGACCGACGGGACCGTCAGCGTGTGGCAGCTGAGCAGCGAGCTAACGGAGCAGAGCCCCAGAGAACGCAGCCAGCTGGAGCAGATAGCCAATCAGGTGGCAGGATGA